A genomic region of Arachis hypogaea cultivar Tifrunner chromosome 5, arahy.Tifrunner.gnm2.J5K5, whole genome shotgun sequence contains the following coding sequences:
- the LOC112802201 gene encoding uncharacterized protein, translating into MSQEYRDQARGRTDEYGNTMRQTDEYGNPVQQGGGTTGYGTTTESGKMYGSGGGAHGHGTGLGGDTTGMATGGYGTAGMGTGMGTGMGTGGGYGTTGTGEYGSTGTGAAGGYGTTGGSYGTTGGGEYASSGGMGGTTGMGYGSTETGQGGHHGQHDQSHGGEKKGIMDKIKEKLPGGHGGGHHDS; encoded by the coding sequence ATGTCGCAGGAATATCGTGATCAAGCTCGCGGAAGAACCGACGAGTATGGCAACACTATGAGGCAAACTGATGAGTACGGAAACCCAGTTCAACAAGGTGGAGGCACCACCGGTTATGGCACCACAACTGAATCCGGCAAGATGTACGGCAGTGGTGGTGGCGCTCATGGCCATGGAACGGGCCTTGGAGGGGACACTACTGGCATGGCCACCGGGGGTTACGGAACCGCCGGCATGGGCACCGGTATGGGCACCGGTATGGGTACCGGTGGTGGTTATGGAACCACCGGTACCGGTGAATATGGAAGCACTGGCACTGGTGCTGCTGGTGGATATGGCACCACCGGTGGATCTTATGGAACCACCGGTGGAGGCGAGTATGCAAGCAGTGGAGGAATGGGTGGAACGACAGGGATGGGGTACGGAAGCACCGAGACCGGGCAAGGAGGGCATCATGGTCAACATGATCAGTCTCATGGTGGTGAGAAGAAAGGGATAATGGATAAGATCAAGGAGAAGCTCCCTGGTGGTCatggtggtggacaccatgacagttag